One Equus caballus isolate H_3958 breed thoroughbred chromosome 14, TB-T2T, whole genome shotgun sequence DNA segment encodes these proteins:
- the OR2C3 gene encoding olfactory receptor 2C3: MVMEIANASSPEVFILLGFSSRPSLETILFVLVLGFYVVSLLGNGTIILVSCVDVHLHTPMYFFLANLSFLDIGFTTSIVPQLLVNLWGPQKTISYGGCVVQFYISHWLGATECVLLAVMSYDRYAAICRPLHYTVTMHPQLCLSLALASWLGGLTTSMVGSTLTMLLPLCGNNHIDHFFCEMPLIMQLACVDTSLNEVEMYVASFIFVVLPLGLILVSYGHITHAVLKIRSAEGRRKAFNTCSSHVAVVALFYGSIIFMYLQPAKSNSHERGKFLALFYTVVTPMLNPLIYTLRNRDVKKALRHLVLEKSCGFVGTRGHI, encoded by the coding sequence ATGGTCATGGAAATAGCCAATGCAAGTTCTCCAGAAGTCTTCATACTCCTGGGCTTCTCTTCACGACCCTCGCTAGAAACTATCCTCTTCGTCCTTGTCTTGGGGTTTTATGTGGTGTCTCTCTTGGGCAATGGCACCATCATTCTGGTCTCCTGTGTGGATGTGCACCTCCACACTCCGATGTACTTCTTTCTTGCCAATCTCTCCTTCCTGGACATTGGCTTCACCACGAGCATCGTCCCACAACTCCTGGTCAACCTCTGGGGACCACAGAAAACCATAAGCTATGGAGGCTGTGTGGTCCAGTTCTATATCTCACACTGGCTGGGGGCTACTGAGTGTGTCCTCCTGGCAGTTatgtcctatgaccgctatgcTGCCATCTGCAGGCCACTCCACTATACTGTCACCATGCATCCACAGCTTTGCCTCAGCCTGGCCCTCGCCTCATGGCTCGGGGGTTTGACCACCAGCATGGTGGGCTCTACACTCACCATGCTCCTGCCGCTGTGTGGGAACAATCACAttgaccacttcttctgtgagatGCCCCTCATTATGCAACTGGCTTGTGTGGACACCAGCCTTAATGAGGTGGAGATGTACGTGGCCAGCTTTATCTTTGTTGTCTTGCCTCTGGGTCTCATCCTGGTCTCATACGGCCATATTACCCATGCTGTGTTGAAGATCAGGTCAGCAGAAGGGCGGAGAAAGGCCTTCAACACCTGCTCTTCCCACGTGGCAGTCGTGGCTCTGTTTTACGGGAGCATCATCTTCATGTACCTCCAGCCGGCCAAGAGCAACTCTCACGAACGGGGCAAGTTCCTGGCCCTCTTCTACACTGTGGTCACCCCGATGCTGAACCCCCTGATTTACACGCTGAGGAACAGGGACGTGAAGAAGGCTCTGAGGCACCTTGTGTTAGAGAAGAGCTGTGGCTTTGTGGGGACACGGGGGCACATTTAG